From Actinopolymorpha cephalotaxi, one genomic window encodes:
- the lpdA gene encoding dihydrolipoyl dehydrogenase, translating into MADNDAGTSFDLVILGGGSGGYACALRAAELGLRVALVEKDKLGGTCLHRGCIPTKALLHAAEIADNARDGADFGIRSTFEGVDMAGVNKYKDGVVNRAFRGVGGLLKARGVTVVEGAGRLVAPNAVQVNGTRYEAPNILLSTGSYSRTLPGLDVDGERVLTSEHALQLTDVPSSVIVLGGGVIGVEFASVWRSFGADVTIIEALPRLLAAEDEACSKAVERGFRKRGITYKTNTPYKSVEHTDQGVRLTVESGETYDAELLLVAVGRGPSTADLGYEDVGVELDRGFVRVDERLRTSVPGVRAAGDIVFGLQLAHRGFQQGIFVAEDIAGLDPPVIDETGIPRVTYCDPEVASMGLTEAAAKEKHGADGIETFTYDLAGNPKSQILKTQGFVKVVRAKNGPVVGIHMVGARVGELVGEAQLIYNWEAFPEEVAQLVHMHPTQSEAIGEAHLALAGKPLHVHG; encoded by the coding sequence GTGGCGGACAACGACGCCGGCACCTCGTTCGACCTTGTGATCCTTGGCGGAGGCAGCGGCGGGTACGCGTGCGCACTGCGCGCGGCCGAGCTCGGCCTGCGGGTCGCGCTGGTGGAGAAGGACAAGCTCGGCGGCACCTGCCTGCACCGCGGCTGCATCCCCACCAAGGCGCTGCTGCACGCCGCCGAGATCGCCGACAACGCCCGCGACGGCGCCGACTTCGGCATCCGCTCGACGTTCGAGGGCGTCGACATGGCGGGGGTCAACAAATACAAGGACGGCGTCGTCAACCGCGCGTTCCGCGGCGTCGGCGGACTCCTCAAGGCCCGTGGCGTCACGGTCGTCGAGGGCGCGGGCCGGCTGGTCGCGCCGAACGCCGTCCAGGTCAACGGCACGAGGTACGAAGCACCGAACATCCTGCTGTCCACCGGGTCCTACTCCCGCACCCTGCCCGGCCTCGACGTCGACGGCGAGCGCGTCCTCACCAGTGAGCACGCCCTGCAGCTCACCGACGTTCCGTCCTCGGTCATCGTGCTCGGCGGCGGCGTGATCGGGGTCGAGTTCGCCAGCGTCTGGCGTTCCTTCGGCGCCGACGTGACGATCATCGAGGCACTCCCCCGGCTACTGGCCGCCGAGGACGAGGCCTGTTCCAAGGCCGTCGAACGCGGCTTCCGCAAGCGCGGCATCACCTACAAGACCAACACGCCCTACAAGAGCGTCGAACACACCGACCAGGGTGTACGCCTGACCGTCGAGTCCGGTGAGACCTACGACGCCGAGCTACTCCTCGTCGCCGTGGGCCGCGGCCCGTCCACCGCCGACCTCGGCTACGAGGACGTGGGTGTGGAGCTGGACCGCGGGTTCGTCCGCGTCGACGAGCGGCTGCGCACCAGCGTTCCGGGCGTACGCGCGGCCGGCGACATCGTGTTCGGCCTGCAGTTGGCCCACCGCGGCTTCCAGCAGGGCATCTTCGTCGCCGAGGACATCGCGGGGCTCGACCCGCCGGTGATCGACGAGACCGGCATCCCACGGGTGACCTACTGTGACCCCGAGGTGGCGTCGATGGGCCTCACCGAGGCCGCGGCCAAGGAGAAGCACGGGGCGGACGGGATCGAGACGTTCACCTACGACCTGGCCGGCAACCCCAAGAGCCAGATCCTGAAGACGCAGGGCTTCGTGAAGGTGGTCCGGGCCAAGAACGGCCCGGTCGTCGGCATCCACATGGTGGGTGCCCGGGTCGGCGAACTCGTCGGCGAGGCCCAACTGATCTACAACTGGGAGGCGTTCCCCGAGGAGGTCGCCCAGCTGGTCCACATGCACCCGACCCAGAGCGAAGCGATCGGCGAGGCTCACCTGGCCCTCGCCGGAAAGCCGCTGCACGTGCACGGCTGA
- a CDS encoding leucyl aminopeptidase encodes MSVKSPSISVRKASAPSVKVDALVVGVSPGDREVTLDSGARELDKAFGGRLAATLTALGAKGKAEEVTLLPSPDGVDAAVVAAVGLGGDEPAAEALRRAAGAVVRRLAGKAETVAFAVGDGAAESVGALAEGALLGSYAFDRYRTNADKRPAPISAVTVLTGKVRDKAVKAALTRAEAVAAAVNLTRDWVNTAPSDLYPEVFADEAKAAGKRAGLTVEVLDRKAMEAKGYGGTLGVGQGSERDPRVVRLSYKPARAKKHLVFVGKGITFDTGGISLKPNEGMLTMKSDMAGAAAVLAAVTAIADLQLPVAVTAWAPMAENMPSGSAQRPSDVLTIYGGKTVEVLNTDAEGRLVLADAIARASEDKPDVIVDVATLTGACVVALGGRTFGIMGNDEDFNSFVRQTAGRAGEEGWPLPIPEGTRESLDSKVADLANVSRGRLGGALVAASFLNEFVGEGIRWAHLDIAGPSYNDSAAWGYTPVGGTGSGVRTLVGLAEAAAVGEL; translated from the coding sequence GTGAGTGTGAAAAGTCCGAGCATCTCCGTCCGCAAGGCGTCCGCCCCCTCGGTGAAGGTGGACGCGCTGGTCGTCGGCGTGTCGCCCGGTGACCGGGAAGTGACGCTCGACTCCGGAGCGCGCGAACTCGACAAGGCGTTCGGCGGCCGGCTCGCCGCGACCCTCACCGCGCTCGGCGCGAAGGGCAAGGCGGAGGAGGTGACGCTGCTCCCCTCCCCCGACGGCGTGGACGCCGCCGTGGTCGCGGCGGTCGGGCTGGGCGGTGACGAGCCCGCGGCCGAGGCGCTGCGCCGGGCCGCCGGCGCCGTCGTACGCCGGCTGGCCGGCAAGGCGGAGACCGTGGCCTTCGCGGTGGGCGACGGCGCGGCCGAGAGTGTCGGCGCGCTCGCCGAGGGCGCACTGCTCGGGTCGTACGCCTTCGACCGTTACCGCACCAACGCCGACAAGCGGCCGGCGCCGATCTCCGCGGTCACCGTGCTGACCGGCAAGGTACGCGACAAGGCTGTCAAGGCCGCGTTGACGCGAGCCGAGGCAGTGGCGGCGGCGGTCAACCTCACCCGCGACTGGGTCAACACCGCACCCTCCGACCTCTACCCCGAGGTGTTCGCCGACGAGGCGAAGGCGGCCGGCAAGCGGGCCGGGCTCACCGTCGAGGTGCTCGACCGCAAGGCGATGGAGGCCAAGGGGTACGGCGGAACCCTCGGCGTCGGCCAGGGCTCCGAACGCGACCCGCGGGTCGTCCGGCTGAGCTACAAGCCGGCCCGCGCCAAGAAGCACCTGGTCTTCGTCGGCAAGGGAATCACCTTCGACACCGGCGGCATCTCCCTCAAGCCCAACGAGGGCATGCTCACCATGAAGAGCGACATGGCCGGTGCGGCGGCGGTGCTCGCGGCGGTCACCGCGATCGCCGACCTGCAGCTCCCGGTCGCGGTGACGGCCTGGGCACCGATGGCGGAGAACATGCCGTCCGGGTCCGCCCAGCGGCCCTCCGACGTGCTGACCATCTACGGCGGCAAGACGGTGGAGGTGCTCAACACCGACGCCGAGGGCCGGCTCGTCCTGGCCGACGCGATCGCCCGGGCCAGCGAGGACAAGCCCGACGTCATCGTCGACGTGGCCACCCTCACCGGCGCCTGCGTGGTCGCGCTCGGCGGCCGGACGTTCGGGATCATGGGCAACGACGAGGACTTCAACTCGTTCGTACGCCAGACCGCCGGCCGGGCCGGTGAGGAGGGCTGGCCGCTGCCCATCCCCGAGGGCACCAGGGAGAGCCTGGACTCCAAGGTCGCCGACCTCGCCAACGTCTCCCGCGGCCGGCTGGGGGGTGCCCTGGTGGCCGCGAGCTTCCTGAACGAGTTCGTCGGCGAGGGGATCCGGTGGGCGCACCTGGACATCGCCGGTCCGTCGTACAACGACAGCGCCGCGTGGGGCTACACCCCCGTCGGCGGGACGGGCAGCGGCGTGCGCACGCTGGTCGGCCTGGCCGAGGCCGCCGCCGTGGGCGAGCTGTAG
- the gcvT gene encoding glycine cleavage system aminomethyltransferase GcvT: protein MKRSPLHDRHQALGAKFAEFGGWEMPLEYAGGGVLREHAAVRSGAGVFDVSHLGKARVSGPGAADYVDSTLSNSLARIEPGKAQYTLCCDDATGGVVDDLIAYLRGPDEVFLVPNAANCAEVVRRLAAQAPDGVEVVDLHEEFVVLAVQGPRSDDVLAAAGLPTGHGYMSFVQADWQGAPVTVCRTGYTGERGYELVAPAHAGTALWDAILAAGQAYDIAACGLGARDTLRTEMGYPLHGQDISLDITPVQARLGWAVGWKKPAFWGRSVLSAERAAGPSRRLLGLEAAGRGIPRPGMSVVDADGSPVGVVTSGTFSPTRRVGVGLALLDAGVSEGSEVAVDVRGRREAFTVRRPPFVEASPTS, encoded by the coding sequence ATGAAACGTTCGCCGCTGCACGACCGGCACCAGGCCCTGGGCGCGAAGTTCGCGGAGTTCGGCGGCTGGGAGATGCCGCTGGAGTACGCCGGAGGAGGCGTGCTGCGCGAGCACGCGGCGGTGCGGTCCGGCGCCGGCGTCTTCGACGTGAGCCATCTCGGCAAGGCGAGGGTCAGCGGACCGGGCGCGGCGGACTACGTCGACTCCACCCTGAGCAACTCCCTGGCCAGGATCGAGCCGGGCAAGGCGCAGTACACCCTGTGCTGCGACGACGCGACCGGCGGTGTCGTGGACGACCTGATCGCCTACCTGCGCGGACCGGACGAGGTGTTCCTCGTGCCGAACGCCGCCAACTGCGCCGAGGTCGTCCGCCGGCTGGCCGCCCAGGCGCCGGACGGGGTGGAGGTCGTCGACCTGCACGAGGAGTTCGTGGTGCTCGCCGTCCAGGGACCGCGCAGCGACGACGTCCTCGCCGCCGCCGGGCTGCCGACCGGGCACGGGTACATGTCCTTCGTCCAGGCCGACTGGCAGGGGGCGCCGGTCACCGTCTGCCGTACCGGCTACACCGGCGAACGCGGGTACGAACTGGTGGCGCCGGCGCACGCGGGGACGGCCCTGTGGGACGCGATCCTCGCCGCCGGGCAGGCGTACGACATCGCGGCCTGCGGACTCGGCGCCCGCGACACGCTGCGCACCGAGATGGGCTACCCCCTGCACGGGCAGGACATCTCCCTCGACATCACCCCGGTGCAGGCCCGCCTCGGCTGGGCCGTCGGCTGGAAGAAGCCGGCGTTCTGGGGCCGGTCGGTGCTGTCGGCGGAGCGCGCCGCCGGGCCCAGCCGGCGGCTGCTCGGACTGGAGGCGGCCGGGCGGGGGATTCCCCGGCCGGGCATGTCCGTGGTCGACGCCGACGGTTCGCCGGTGGGCGTGGTGACCAGCGGGACGTTCTCCCCGACCCGGCGGGTGGGGGTCGGGCTGGCGCTGCTGGACGCCGGGGTGAGCGAGGGCTCGGAGGTCGCGGTCGACGTACGCGGCCGGCGGGAGGCGTTCACGGTCCGCCGCCCGCCCTTCGTAGAGGCCTCGCCCACGTCCTGA
- a CDS encoding helix-turn-helix domain-containing protein has protein sequence MANEPSRASADSSDSAAGDDDLPVMPGFREMALRRRALAESLVDLRRRSGLSQTQVAARMGTSQSAVARLEAGEADVRLSTLERYAAAVGHRLDVRLGGDT, from the coding sequence ATGGCGAACGAGCCCTCCCGGGCCTCCGCGGACTCCTCGGACTCCGCTGCCGGGGACGACGACCTGCCGGTGATGCCCGGTTTCCGGGAGATGGCGCTGCGGCGGCGGGCCCTGGCCGAGTCGCTGGTCGACCTGCGCCGCCGGTCCGGGCTGTCGCAGACTCAGGTGGCCGCCCGGATGGGTACGTCCCAGTCGGCGGTCGCCCGGCTGGAGGCCGGTGAGGCCGACGTACGCCTGTCCACCCTGGAGCGTTACGCCGCCGCCGTCGGTCACCGGCTCGACGTCCGGCTCGGCGGTGACACGTGA
- a CDS encoding ATP-dependent Clp protease proteolytic subunit: MTDDRATTFDSYVAEQLFQRRVVLARGFLDEEHATRTAAQLLTLEALAPDPIQLHLSCPDGTLAAALSLADTVRVLRAELTAVAVGEVNGPAVGAFAAAPVRVAYPHARFLLAEPKASERSGTASEVDTYAQEYLRQRDDLVDLLAEATGRQAESVAADLRAGRFLTAEEAVGYGLAQRVASGRSVR; the protein is encoded by the coding sequence ATGACCGACGACCGGGCGACGACCTTCGACTCCTACGTCGCCGAGCAGTTGTTCCAGCGCCGGGTCGTGCTGGCCCGGGGCTTCCTCGACGAGGAGCACGCGACCCGTACGGCTGCCCAGCTGCTGACCCTGGAGGCGCTGGCGCCCGACCCGATCCAGCTGCACCTGTCCTGCCCGGACGGCACGCTGGCCGCCGCGCTCAGCCTGGCCGACACGGTGCGGGTCCTGCGCGCCGAGCTCACCGCGGTCGCGGTCGGTGAGGTGAACGGCCCGGCGGTCGGGGCGTTCGCGGCGGCGCCGGTGCGGGTCGCCTACCCACACGCGCGGTTCCTGCTGGCCGAGCCGAAGGCGTCCGAGCGCAGCGGCACCGCCTCCGAGGTGGACACCTACGCCCAGGAGTACCTCCGGCAGCGCGACGACCTGGTGGACCTGCTGGCGGAGGCGACCGGGCGGCAGGCCGAGTCGGTCGCCGCCGACCTGCGCGCGGGCCGGTTCCTCACCGCCGAGGAGGCGGTCGGCTACGGCCTCGCCCAGCGGGTGGCCTCGGGGCGTTCCGTCCGCTGA
- a CDS encoding ECF transporter S component, whose product MTERSGRSEVVRLRPRSVAALAAAGLAGVLGFGWPFLTGAGDAAGGAGPNAPYLFLVLLPLVIAVVLAELTEGGMDAKAVAMLGVLAAAGTALRALSPGTGGFEPTLFLVILAARVFGAGFGFALGSVMILASGLATGGVGPWLPFQMVGLAWVGLAAGLLPHASGRAERMLLAGYAGVAGFAYGALLNLSFWPFSTSLPAGMSYAAGEPVLTNLRHYAAFYVTTSFGWDFVRGVVNAVLILLAGRVVLGTLRRAARRAAFEAPVDFAAPVDSAAPVDSAAPVDLAAPPAQRTERPEATRWARP is encoded by the coding sequence GTGACCGAACGGTCCGGGCGGTCCGAGGTCGTCCGGCTGCGGCCCAGGTCGGTCGCGGCCCTCGCCGCGGCAGGCCTGGCCGGCGTGCTGGGGTTCGGCTGGCCGTTCCTGACCGGAGCCGGTGACGCGGCTGGCGGCGCCGGCCCGAACGCGCCGTACCTCTTCCTCGTCCTGCTTCCCCTCGTCATCGCGGTCGTGCTGGCCGAGCTGACCGAGGGCGGCATGGATGCCAAGGCGGTCGCCATGCTGGGCGTGCTGGCCGCGGCCGGGACCGCGCTGCGGGCACTCAGTCCGGGCACCGGAGGGTTCGAACCGACGCTCTTCCTGGTGATCCTGGCCGCCCGGGTGTTCGGCGCGGGGTTCGGGTTCGCGCTGGGTTCGGTGATGATCCTGGCCAGCGGGCTCGCCACCGGCGGCGTGGGGCCGTGGCTGCCGTTCCAGATGGTCGGCCTGGCCTGGGTCGGGCTGGCTGCCGGTCTCCTGCCGCACGCTTCCGGCCGGGCCGAGCGGATGCTGCTCGCGGGGTACGCGGGCGTGGCGGGCTTCGCGTACGGCGCGCTGCTGAACCTGTCGTTCTGGCCCTTCTCGACCTCGCTGCCGGCCGGGATGAGCTACGCCGCGGGCGAGCCGGTGCTCACCAACCTCCGCCACTACGCGGCGTTCTACGTCACCACGTCGTTCGGGTGGGACTTCGTACGCGGTGTGGTGAACGCCGTCCTGATCCTGCTCGCCGGCCGGGTGGTGCTCGGCACGCTGCGCCGGGCGGCCAGGCGGGCGGCGTTCGAGGCACCGGTGGACTTCGCGGCGCCGGTGGACTCTGCGGCGCCGGTGGACTCTGCGGCGCCGGTGGACCTCGCAGCGCCGCCGGCTCAGCGGACGGAACGCCCCGAGGCCACCCGCTGGGCGAGGCCGTAG
- a CDS encoding ABC transporter ATP-binding protein → MIRFESVTVRYPGAASPVLQDVTFEVAEGELCLVVGQTGAGKSTLLRAVNGLVPHFTGGTMAGRVLVDGRDTRTHRPRDLADVVGVVGQDPLAGFVTDTVEDELAYGMESLGLPPDVMRTRVEETLDLLGLAGVRGRPIASLSGGQQQRVAIGAVLTTHPRILVLDEPTSALDPQAAEEVLAALQRLVHDLGVTVLLAEHRLERVVQYADRVVLVRGTGDALEVGPPAQMMARSSVAPPVVALGRLAGWDPLPLSVRDARRMAGPLRERLAPMRPPVRTGVPRKPVSNGRRSVDTVDTVDTTDPVRTVATVHELTVRYGGRRSAQPPAVRDLTLDVAAGEVVALMGRNGAGKSTLLGSLVGLVRPVAGTVRVGRADPVGTVDPATAKPRAIARAVGLVPQDPGSLLYAETVAQECGQADRDFDAPAGSCARLLERLAPGVPPNRHPRDLSEGQRLCLALAVVLTGQPPLLLLDEPTRGLDYTAKARLTRIVRDLADAGHGVVFATHDVELVAEVATRVVVLADGEVVADGPVGSVVSASPTFAPQVAKILRPQPWLTVTDVAAALEPAS, encoded by the coding sequence GTGATCAGGTTCGAGTCGGTGACCGTGCGCTATCCCGGCGCCGCGTCGCCGGTCCTGCAGGACGTCACGTTCGAGGTCGCCGAGGGCGAGCTGTGCCTGGTCGTCGGGCAGACCGGCGCCGGCAAGAGCACGCTGCTGCGGGCGGTCAACGGGCTGGTGCCGCACTTCACCGGCGGGACGATGGCCGGCCGCGTCCTCGTCGACGGCCGGGACACCCGCACCCACCGGCCACGTGACCTCGCCGACGTGGTGGGTGTGGTCGGGCAGGATCCCCTCGCCGGGTTCGTCACCGACACGGTGGAAGACGAACTGGCGTACGGCATGGAGTCGCTGGGGCTGCCGCCGGACGTGATGCGTACCCGCGTGGAGGAGACCCTCGACCTGCTCGGCCTGGCCGGCGTACGCGGGCGGCCGATCGCCTCGCTGTCCGGCGGGCAGCAGCAGCGGGTCGCGATCGGCGCGGTCCTCACCACCCATCCCCGGATCCTGGTGCTGGACGAGCCGACGTCGGCGCTGGACCCGCAGGCCGCCGAGGAGGTGCTCGCCGCCCTCCAGCGGCTGGTGCACGACCTCGGGGTGACGGTGCTGCTGGCCGAGCACCGGCTCGAGCGCGTGGTGCAGTACGCCGACCGGGTGGTGCTGGTCCGCGGGACCGGCGACGCGCTGGAGGTCGGCCCACCCGCGCAGATGATGGCCCGTTCCTCGGTCGCGCCGCCGGTGGTCGCGCTCGGCCGGCTCGCCGGGTGGGACCCGCTCCCCCTCAGCGTCCGGGACGCCCGGCGGATGGCCGGTCCACTGCGCGAACGTCTCGCGCCGATGCGCCCGCCGGTGCGGACCGGCGTACCCCGAAAGCCTGTCTCGAACGGCCGGCGCTCGGTTGACACGGTGGACACGGTGGACACGACCGACCCGGTGAGGACGGTGGCGACGGTGCACGAGCTGACCGTCCGGTACGGCGGCCGCCGATCCGCGCAGCCGCCGGCGGTGCGCGACCTCACCCTCGACGTCGCGGCCGGCGAGGTGGTCGCGCTGATGGGCCGCAACGGCGCGGGCAAGTCCACGTTGCTCGGCTCACTGGTGGGGCTGGTGCGTCCGGTGGCGGGCACGGTCCGGGTCGGCCGGGCGGACCCGGTGGGCACGGTGGACCCGGCCACCGCCAAGCCGCGCGCGATCGCCCGGGCGGTCGGGCTGGTGCCGCAGGATCCGGGCAGCCTGCTGTACGCGGAAACGGTGGCGCAGGAGTGCGGCCAGGCCGATCGGGACTTCGACGCACCGGCCGGGAGCTGTGCCCGGCTGCTGGAGCGGCTGGCGCCCGGCGTACCCCCGAACCGTCATCCCCGCGACCTGTCCGAGGGGCAGCGGCTGTGCCTGGCGCTGGCCGTCGTGCTCACCGGGCAGCCACCGCTGCTGCTCCTGGACGAGCCCACCCGCGGCCTGGACTACACCGCCAAGGCGCGGTTGACGCGGATCGTCCGGGACCTCGCCGACGCCGGGCACGGCGTGGTGTTCGCCACTCACGACGTCGAACTCGTCGCGGAGGTGGCCACCCGGGTCGTCGTGCTCGCCGACGGGGAGGTGGTCGCCGACGGGCCGGTGGGTTCGGTGGTGTCGGCGTCGCCGACGTTCGCCCCGCAGGTGGCGAAGATCCTGCGGCCTCAGCCCTGGCTCACTGTCACCGACGTGGCGGCCGCGCTGGAACCCGCGTCGTGA
- a CDS encoding CbiQ family ECF transporter T component, producing the protein MRAVHRPSLPRTLHPGAWWLWALGLATAASRTTNPLLLVLVLAVAGYVVAARRTSAPWARSYGAFLRLGLVVIAIRVVFQSLFGAAVTGRTVLLTLPQVPLPGWLEGIRIGGAVTAEALASAAYDGLRLAAVLACIGAANALANPKRLLAAMPGALYELGVAVVVAMTFAPQLVGDAARARAARRLRGRADRGLRSLRATAVPLLEGALERSLALAAAMDSRGYGRVGQVPRATRTVTAVLVLGGLVGLCAGAYGLLAADGGPLFGVPMLVAGGAAAVAGLALAGRRAVRTRYRPDPWALPEWLVAASGVAVAAAFTWAASTGVPDVVVSASPLTLPGLPVLPTIGALLGLLPAWCSPPPLPVTGSSGSAGSSDPSSEVLA; encoded by the coding sequence ATGCGCGCCGTCCACCGTCCCTCGCTGCCGCGCACCCTCCACCCGGGTGCGTGGTGGCTGTGGGCGCTCGGCCTGGCGACGGCGGCCAGCCGCACCACGAACCCGCTCCTGCTGGTGCTGGTGCTCGCCGTCGCCGGCTACGTGGTGGCGGCTCGTCGTACGTCCGCGCCGTGGGCACGGTCCTATGGCGCGTTCCTGCGGCTCGGGCTGGTGGTGATCGCGATCCGGGTGGTCTTCCAGTCGCTGTTCGGCGCGGCGGTGACCGGGCGGACCGTGCTCCTCACGTTGCCCCAGGTGCCGCTGCCCGGCTGGCTGGAGGGGATCCGAATCGGCGGTGCGGTGACCGCCGAGGCGCTGGCGTCCGCGGCGTACGACGGGCTCCGGCTGGCCGCCGTCCTCGCCTGCATCGGCGCCGCGAACGCGCTGGCCAACCCCAAGCGGCTGCTGGCCGCGATGCCGGGTGCGCTGTACGAGCTCGGCGTGGCCGTGGTGGTCGCGATGACGTTCGCGCCCCAGCTGGTCGGGGACGCCGCGCGGGCCCGGGCGGCACGCAGGCTGCGCGGCCGGGCCGACCGGGGCCTGCGTTCGCTGCGCGCCACCGCCGTTCCTTTGCTGGAGGGTGCGCTGGAACGCTCGCTGGCGCTGGCCGCGGCGATGGACTCGCGAGGGTACGGCCGGGTGGGTCAGGTGCCGCGGGCCACCCGGACGGTGACCGCGGTCCTCGTCCTCGGCGGCCTGGTCGGTCTGTGCGCGGGCGCCTACGGCCTGCTCGCCGCCGACGGCGGGCCGTTGTTCGGCGTGCCGATGCTGGTGGCCGGCGGCGCGGCCGCGGTGGCCGGCCTGGCGCTGGCCGGGCGGCGGGCCGTGCGCACGAGGTACCGCCCCGACCCGTGGGCGCTGCCGGAGTGGCTGGTCGCGGCCAGCGGCGTGGCCGTCGCCGCGGCGTTCACCTGGGCCGCGTCCACCGGCGTACCCGACGTCGTCGTGTCCGCCTCTCCCCTGACTTTGCCCGGCCTGCCGGTGCTGCCCACGATCGGTGCCCTGCTGGGCCTGCTGCCCGCCTGGTGCTCACCGCCGCCGCTGCCAGTGACCGGTTCATCGGGATCGGCAGGCTCGTCCGACCCGTCCTCGGAGGTGCTCGCGTGA
- a CDS encoding SCO2322 family protein: MRLAPSKARRSAAAIVLTTLATVLAAGLLATTLGAGVAQASAYRYWGFFQWTDHAWKMASVGPGSVTPKDGAVDGWRFAVSGEKSPPRLPRAAADFAELCGDTKAQAGKKRVGVVLDYGLADEAPGGQSPAKPRGACALVDAKANSAQVLAAVADVRDQKSMICGIDGFPSSGCGDPVKKEPAVASPEPTVALALPAVHAEAKAGGKKAGAGEPREGAGDRAVDAGSGGLPVLPVVAVLVVLLGGGLLFLRSQRNADQGA; this comes from the coding sequence ATGAGGCTCGCCCCGTCGAAGGCCCGGCGTTCTGCCGCGGCCATCGTCCTGACCACCCTGGCGACCGTGCTGGCCGCCGGCCTGCTCGCCACGACCCTCGGCGCCGGGGTCGCGCAGGCGTCCGCGTACCGCTACTGGGGCTTCTTCCAGTGGACCGACCACGCCTGGAAGATGGCCTCGGTCGGCCCCGGCTCGGTCACCCCGAAGGACGGCGCCGTCGACGGCTGGCGGTTCGCGGTGTCGGGTGAGAAGTCGCCGCCCCGGCTGCCGCGGGCGGCCGCCGACTTCGCCGAGCTCTGCGGTGACACCAAGGCCCAGGCCGGAAAGAAGCGGGTCGGCGTCGTCCTCGACTACGGCCTGGCCGACGAGGCGCCCGGCGGGCAGTCCCCCGCGAAGCCCCGGGGCGCGTGCGCGCTCGTGGACGCCAAGGCGAACTCCGCGCAGGTGCTCGCCGCCGTCGCCGACGTCCGCGACCAGAAGAGCATGATCTGCGGGATCGACGGCTTCCCCTCCAGTGGCTGCGGCGACCCGGTGAAGAAGGAGCCGGCGGTCGCCTCGCCGGAGCCGACCGTCGCGCTGGCGTTGCCCGCGGTTCACGCCGAGGCCAAGGCGGGCGGAAAGAAGGCCGGCGCCGGTGAACCCCGCGAAGGCGCCGGCGATCGGGCCGTCGACGCGGGCTCCGGCGGGCTGCCGGTCCTCCCGGTGGTGGCGGTCCTCGTCGTCCTGCTGGGCGGCGGGCTGCTGTTCCTGCGCAGCCAGCGGAACGCCGACCAGGGCGCCTGA
- a CDS encoding DUF3043 domain-containing protein, which translates to MFRRHTTTEAPAETATEPTPSEKTGGSGGKGRPTPKRREAEQARKTRVSAPRDRKEAIRQQREKSRSERARMQQAMATGDERYLPARDKGPVRRFVRDYVDSRRTPAEYLLPYFLVIFIFMTLPMPQVRVVATYLWLVAIIIVPLDLVLLGRRLKKGLREQFPNESHRGALSYGIMRSTQIRRLRMPKPQVKPGGEKISA; encoded by the coding sequence GTGTTCCGACGCCATACGACAACCGAGGCCCCCGCCGAGACGGCCACCGAGCCGACGCCGTCCGAGAAGACCGGCGGCTCCGGCGGCAAGGGACGCCCCACGCCCAAGCGCCGTGAGGCAGAGCAGGCCCGCAAGACCCGGGTCAGCGCGCCGCGCGACCGCAAAGAGGCGATCCGCCAGCAGCGGGAGAAGTCCCGTTCCGAGCGGGCCAGGATGCAGCAGGCGATGGCCACCGGCGACGAGCGCTACCTCCCGGCGCGGGACAAGGGACCGGTCCGCAGGTTCGTCCGCGACTACGTCGACTCGCGCCGCACCCCGGCGGAGTACCTCCTGCCGTACTTCCTGGTCATCTTCATCTTCATGACGTTGCCGATGCCGCAGGTACGCGTGGTGGCGACCTACCTCTGGCTGGTGGCGATCATCATCGTGCCGCTGGACCTGGTGCTGTTGGGACGGCGGCTGAAGAAGGGGCTGCGGGAGCAGTTCCCCAATGAGAGCCACCGCGGCGCACTGTCGTACGGCATCATGCGCTCGACCCAGATCCGGCGGCTGCGGATGCCCAAGCCGCAGGTCAAGCCCGGCGGGGAGAAGATCTCCGCCTAG